CTGAACTACTCAAGATAGGCCGggcctcaatttcctctttgCCTCATTTAAGCTTAACCCACTATTTTAGAGAACAAAATAAAGTAGCAGATTGAGTCATTAAAGCCCAACTAGATCAGTCCCTCCCTCCGAACTAGGTCTCAAGCCCACCCCAACCATTGTTTGATGTTCTTTGTTCTGAAGCCCAGTTGGGCTCGTTTTCTACTTTACCTACTTGAAGTGAAATTAAATGAAGCTGTTtcaaccaaaatatatatatgaaaactCATATGAGCGTGCTAAAAAAGTTTGGAcattgcaatttttatttttatttttaatgaagaTCTTGCTCCGCCTTTAGTGAACTAGAATCGAAGTGCACCCAATTATCTTTGCTCTTCAATCCAATTCAAGAAGGGGTTTTTTTGTGAGTACAGTTCGCAAAGCAAATGAAATTgcaatttttgcaaattaatttcatttcgattttttttctgAAGACTCGTGGAACCGTGTGAAATGGGTAATCAAGATCAATCGATTCTTTCTTATTATTAATCTCATTAAAGTTAGTATTAGGGGCTAAAATCAACGTTCCAATATCTCAATCTCATTTCTTTCCTCTTATGGTTTACCAAAGATTTCGAGTTAATGTCACGACCCACGAGCTTTCCTTTATCAAGTAGGAATAATACACGAGAAAAAGCCCATAAGCAATCCTTTTactgggccttaagcccaaaccAACTCCCTCGTCCCtggacccgacccgacccgacccgacccgacccgacccgacccgacccgacccgacctccTTCCTAAAACCCTCTCAGAACCCTATCCAGCTTCATCTccttcccccctctctctctctctctctctctctctctagaaatgGCGTTCTCAAAACCGGCCTTCCTCGCCCACCTCAAAACCCTGGCGACCCCCGCCCTCCGCCGCCCCCACCGCCGCcacccgccgccgccctcctccgtctccctccgcctcctctcctTCGCCACCCCGGAGGAGGCCGCCGCCGAGCGCCGCCGCCGCAAGCGCCGCCTCCGCATCGAGCCGCCGCTCTCCTCCCTCAGCCGCCCCTCCGCCTCCCCGCCCCCGCCGAAGCCCCCGTCCTCCATCCCGCAGAACCCCAACTCCCCGAAGCTCCCGGAGCCCCTCTCCGCCCTCTCCGGCAACCGCCTCAACCTCCACAACCGCATCCTCGCGCTCATCCGCGAGAACGACCTCGAGGAGGCCGCCCTGCTCACGCGCCACTCCATCTACTCCAACTGCCGCCCCACCATCTTCACCGCCAACGCCGTCCTCCACGCGCTCGTCCGCCAGTCGAAGTACTCCGATTTCCTGTCTCTCCATCGGTTCATCACTCAGGCCGGGCTCGCCCCCAATGTGATCACTTGTAATTTGCTCTTCCAGACCTACCTCGATTGCCGAAGACCCGATACCGCGATGGAGCACTACAAGCAGTTCATCAATGACGCGCCCATTAATCCTTCGCCCACGACTTACAGGATACTGATCAAGGGGTTGGTGGATAACAACAGGGTCGAGAGGGCTCTGGAGTTGAAGGAGGAAATGGCCGCTAAGGAGTTCGCTCCGGACCCGCTCGTGTATCATTATCTGATGGTCGGGTGTGCGAAGAATTCGGATGCGGATGGAATTTTCAAGCTTTATGAGGAGTTGAAGGAGAAGTTGGGGGGTGTCATTGAGGATGGGGTTGTGTATGGAGGGTTGATGAAAGGGTACTTCTTGAGGGGAACGGAGGATGCTGCGATGGAGTGTTATGAGGAAGCCGTGGGTGAGAATTCGAAGGTGAAGATGAGTGCTGTCGCGTATAATTCGGTGTTGGATGCGTTGACCAAGAATGGGAAGTTTGAGGAGGCGCTGAAGTTGTTTGACAGAATGCTTAACGAGCATAATCCACCTAAGCGGTTGGCAGTTAATCTGGGGAGCTTTAACGTGATTGTTGATGGCTATTGCAAGCAAGGGAAGTTTACAGACGCGATTGATGTTTTCAGGAAGATGGGCGACTATAGATGTGGTCCGGACGTGTTGTCATACAATGTTTTGATTGAACAATTGTGTGAGAATGGCTTGCTGGCAGAAGCAGAGGAGCTTTTTGGGGAAATGAGCGAGAAGAAAGTCAATCCTGATGAATTCACTCACGTTCTGCTGATGGATGCCTGTTTCAAGAATGCCAGGGCTGATGATGCGGCGGGATACTTTAAGAAAATGGTGGATTCTGGTCTGAGACCTAATTTGGCAGTGTACAACAAGTTGGTTGATGGGTTGGTGAAGGTGGGGAAGGTCGACGAGGCTAAGGCATTCTATGATCTCATGGTGAAGAAGCTGAAGATGGATGTGGAGAGCTACCAGTTCATGATGAAGGCGCTGAGCGAGGATGGTAAATTGGACGAAGTTCTTAAAATGGTGGATCAACTGTTGGATGAAGATCCAATTATCTTCGATGAGGAGTTTCAGGAGTTTGTGAAGGAAGAGTTGAGgaaagaagggagagaggaagagttgGGGAAGCtgatggaggagaaggagaggcaAAAAGCTGAGGCTAAAGCTAGAGAGGCCGAGGCAGCTGAAGCAGCCAAGAGAAGCGCAAGAGCTGCAGTTGCTTCTTTACTTCCTTCAAAGTTGCTGGgtaagaaggaagaagaaaaggacttGGCTAATAACGCCAGTGCCGAAGCCAATGCAGCCCCATCAGcgattgaaaatgcaaatgctGGGAAAGAAGAGAGTATTGAGGAAGTTGTAGCTGAGAATTCAGCTAGCCGTGACGTAGAAAGAAGAGAGTACTGAGGAAGTTGTTGCTGAGAATTCAGCTAGTGGGGACGTAGATCCAGCCAGAGAAGCAAATGAGAATGAGACTATAGTCGAGACCAAAGGCAGAAGCGATGATGCTGCAAACAGGTGAAAGCCTAAGGAAAGTCTCCTTTGTGCTAATTAAGTGCTAGTGAGTATCTGCATTCTTTGCTTCACTTCAGTGGAATAGATATTGGATGAAATGTCACCTGCTTTGTCTTGCTGAACCATCTATTGTGGCCTGTGGGTATTCCATCAAGTGCATACTAGTTGCGATATAAAAGGTATCGATGGAGATAAAATCTCGGACTTTCTGTGAACTGCTGTTGGTATGCATCACTCGCTGCTGGATGTATAATAAAGCAGCTACTAATCAAAAGCTCCTTTAAGCTT
The sequence above is drawn from the Eucalyptus grandis isolate ANBG69807.140 chromosome 11, ASM1654582v1, whole genome shotgun sequence genome and encodes:
- the LOC104424510 gene encoding pentatricopeptide repeat-containing protein At3g49240, mitochondrial; its protein translation is MAFSKPAFLAHLKTLATPALRRPHRRHPPPPSSVSLRLLSFATPEEAAAERRRRKRRLRIEPPLSSLSRPSASPPPPKPPSSIPQNPNSPKLPEPLSALSGNRLNLHNRILALIRENDLEEAALLTRHSIYSNCRPTIFTANAVLHALVRQSKYSDFLSLHRFITQAGLAPNVITCNLLFQTYLDCRRPDTAMEHYKQFINDAPINPSPTTYRILIKGLVDNNRVERALELKEEMAAKEFAPDPLVYHYLMVGCAKNSDADGIFKLYEELKEKLGGVIEDGVVYGGLMKGYFLRGTEDAAMECYEEAVGENSKVKMSAVAYNSVLDALTKNGKFEEALKLFDRMLNEHNPPKRLAVNLGSFNVIVDGYCKQGKFTDAIDVFRKMGDYRCGPDVLSYNVLIEQLCENGLLAEAEELFGEMSEKKVNPDEFTHVLLMDACFKNARADDAAGYFKKMVDSGLRPNLAVYNKLVDGLVKVGKVDEAKAFYDLMVKKLKMDVESYQFMMKALSEDGKLDEVLKMVDQLLDEDPIIFDEEFQEFVKEELRKEGREEELGKLMEEKERQKAEAKAREAEAAEAAKRSARAAVASLLPSKLLGKKEEEKDLANNASAEANAAPSAIENANAGKEESIEEVVAENSASRDVERREY